The following proteins are encoded in a genomic region of Bradyrhizobium sp. SK17:
- a CDS encoding TonB-dependent siderophore receptor, protein MQKLVAGARLLSAFSISVSAIALTLGSSTSPASAQASLPPVTVDAPIQRPAARALPSRSAKPRSSRRPTTARAKREPTNSASSAPRETAWGHVDGYVATHSATGSKTDTRLIETPQAISVVTADQIKDQGAQSVAQALNYTSGVVAEQRGVNMSGFEYLTGRGFQLEKYLDGLRMPNVAYNLPSYEVYNLERIEVLHGPASVLYGQGFPGGLVNLVSKRPTDKAFGEINVSAGTYNLGATSIDTGGPVDKDGKLLYRFTGVFRDNDTQVDGTHEQRVSVAPAITWRPDLDTTLTVLANYQKDPNAGYYNFVPAVGTVLPNPNGQISRSLNPGEPGFDRHSREQYGIGYLFEHRLDDNLTVRQNLRYTGIKDDLLNVFAYGLGADNRTLGRYAFFNNESLTQLTNDNQIEAKFALGAVKHTAIVGFDYQNIKYNELYGNNFAVNGLDAFNPVYGAPVALPTPGGSDDARVTQAGLYAQDQMSLGGWRFMISGRQDWAAAHDFDRINNVKTDQSDSAFTWRTGVVYLFDNGVAPYASYATSFQPQIGTAYGGAAFKPTTGEQYEIGVKYQPIGWNSFVTAALFDLTQQNVLTPDITPGHIGFSTQTGAIRSRGLELEWHAKFNRNLDVVAAYTYLDNIVTASNDTTSLFSINVGTHPVGIPRNTASLWAKYAFLDGPAAGLGVGVGVRYVGNTYGTYTNVWTGVSGLGTTPSLLPDYALLDASVTYDFAARSPALKGFSLAVNARNLFDKTYVSYCQGVGLCQYGMGRTVLGTLTYRWQ, encoded by the coding sequence ATGCAGAAGCTTGTTGCTGGAGCGCGATTGCTCTCGGCTTTTTCGATCAGCGTTTCCGCGATCGCTCTTACCCTCGGTTCATCCACGTCGCCCGCGAGCGCGCAGGCCAGCCTCCCACCAGTCACCGTCGATGCTCCGATCCAGCGACCCGCCGCCCGCGCACTGCCCTCCCGCAGCGCCAAACCGCGGTCGAGCCGACGGCCAACGACGGCCCGCGCGAAGCGTGAGCCGACAAATTCTGCTTCGAGCGCACCGCGCGAAACCGCGTGGGGGCACGTTGATGGCTATGTTGCCACCCATAGCGCCACGGGCAGCAAGACCGATACACGGCTGATTGAAACGCCGCAGGCGATCTCGGTTGTCACCGCCGATCAGATCAAGGATCAGGGTGCGCAAAGCGTGGCTCAGGCACTGAACTATACGTCGGGCGTGGTTGCCGAACAGCGCGGCGTCAACATGAGCGGCTTTGAATATCTGACCGGCCGCGGCTTTCAGCTCGAGAAGTATCTCGACGGCTTGCGAATGCCGAACGTCGCCTACAACCTGCCGTCCTATGAAGTCTACAATCTGGAGCGGATCGAGGTGCTGCACGGTCCTGCTTCGGTGCTCTACGGACAGGGTTTTCCCGGCGGACTCGTCAACCTCGTCAGCAAGCGGCCGACCGACAAGGCATTCGGCGAGATCAATGTCTCCGCGGGCACCTACAATCTCGGCGCCACGTCGATCGATACGGGCGGACCCGTCGACAAGGATGGCAAGCTGCTTTACCGTTTCACCGGCGTATTCCGCGACAACGATACGCAGGTGGACGGTACGCATGAGCAGCGCGTCTCCGTCGCGCCGGCCATCACATGGCGACCTGATCTCGACACCACACTCACGGTGCTGGCGAATTATCAGAAGGATCCGAACGCTGGTTACTACAATTTTGTCCCCGCGGTGGGCACCGTGCTGCCCAATCCGAACGGACAGATTTCACGGTCGCTCAATCCCGGTGAGCCCGGCTTCGACCGTCACTCGCGCGAACAGTATGGCATCGGTTACCTGTTCGAACACAGACTCGACGACAATCTGACCGTTCGCCAGAACCTGCGCTACACCGGCATCAAGGACGACTTGCTGAACGTGTTCGCCTACGGGCTCGGCGCTGACAACCGAACGCTCGGACGCTACGCATTCTTCAACAATGAAAGCCTGACCCAGCTCACCAATGACAACCAGATCGAGGCAAAATTTGCCCTCGGCGCAGTGAAGCACACGGCGATCGTCGGTTTCGACTATCAGAACATCAAGTACAACGAGCTCTACGGCAACAATTTTGCCGTGAACGGTCTGGATGCCTTCAACCCCGTCTATGGAGCACCGGTCGCACTTCCGACGCCGGGCGGCAGCGACGATGCCCGGGTGACCCAGGCCGGACTATATGCGCAGGATCAGATGAGCCTGGGCGGGTGGCGCTTCATGATCAGCGGTCGGCAGGACTGGGCGGCGGCGCACGATTTTGACCGCATCAACAACGTCAAGACCGACCAGTCCGATAGCGCATTTACCTGGCGTACCGGTGTGGTTTATCTCTTCGACAATGGTGTCGCGCCCTATGCGAGTTATGCGACGTCTTTCCAGCCTCAAATAGGCACCGCCTACGGCGGAGCGGCGTTCAAGCCCACCACCGGCGAACAATATGAGATTGGCGTCAAATACCAGCCGATCGGCTGGAACAGCTTCGTCACCGCAGCGCTGTTCGATCTGACCCAGCAGAACGTGCTCACGCCCGATATCACACCTGGCCATATCGGCTTCAGCACCCAGACGGGAGCCATCCGCTCGCGCGGCCTCGAACTCGAGTGGCACGCGAAGTTCAACCGCAACCTGGACGTCGTGGCGGCCTACACTTATCTCGACAACATCGTAACCGCGTCGAACGACACGACGTCGCTGTTCTCGATCAACGTTGGCACCCATCCGGTCGGTATTCCGCGCAACACGGCGTCCCTCTGGGCCAAGTATGCATTCCTCGATGGTCCCGCCGCCGGCCTGGGAGTTGGTGTCGGCGTGCGCTACGTGGGCAACACCTACGGTACTTACACGAATGTCTGGACCGGCGTTTCCGGTCTCGGCACCACACCGTCGCTGCTGCCGGACTATGCGCTGCTGGACGCGTCCGTGACCTACGATTTCGCAGCCAGGTCGCCTGCTCTCAAGGGCTTCTCGCTGGCGGTAAACGCCCGAAATCTGTTCGACAAGACCTACGTCTCGTATTGCCAAGGCGTTGGGCTTTGTCAGTATGGCATGGGCCGAACGGTATTGGGCACACTTACCTATCGGTGGCAGTGA
- a CDS encoding formamidase: MNGLGGLNKSPNGVVIGLVQLQLPVVATKADLARQTERIVWMVGKARRNLATMDLVVFPEYSLHGLSMDTNPEIMCRLDGPEVAAFKQACIDNKIWGCFSIMEFNPHGNPYNSGLIIDDHGEIKLYYRKFHPWIPVEPWEPGDIGIPVIDGPNGAKLALIICHDGMFPEMARECAYKGAEIMIRTAGYTAPIRDSWRFTNQANAFQNLMVTANVCMCGSDGSFDSMGEGMIVNFDGSIIAHGTTGRADEIITAEVRPDLVREARINWGVENNIYQLWHRGYVAVKGGAMDCPYTFMQDMVSGRFRLPWEDRVKITDGTSCGFPAPTRMFGKAAKAAE, encoded by the coding sequence ATGAACGGACTTGGCGGTCTCAACAAATCGCCGAATGGCGTCGTGATCGGACTGGTGCAGCTGCAACTGCCCGTGGTCGCGACCAAAGCCGATCTGGCGCGGCAGACCGAGCGCATCGTCTGGATGGTCGGCAAGGCGCGGCGCAATCTCGCCACCATGGACCTGGTCGTATTCCCCGAATACTCGCTGCACGGCCTCTCGATGGATACCAACCCTGAGATCATGTGCCGGCTCGACGGGCCTGAAGTCGCGGCTTTCAAACAGGCCTGCATCGACAACAAGATCTGGGGCTGCTTCTCCATCATGGAGTTCAACCCGCACGGCAACCCGTACAATTCGGGGCTGATCATCGACGATCACGGCGAGATCAAGCTGTACTACCGCAAATTCCATCCCTGGATTCCGGTCGAGCCGTGGGAGCCGGGCGACATCGGCATTCCCGTGATCGACGGACCGAACGGCGCCAAGCTCGCGCTGATCATCTGCCACGACGGCATGTTCCCGGAGATGGCGCGCGAATGCGCCTACAAGGGCGCGGAGATCATGATCCGCACCGCGGGCTACACCGCACCGATCCGCGACAGCTGGCGCTTCACCAACCAGGCCAACGCGTTCCAGAACCTGATGGTAACCGCCAATGTCTGCATGTGCGGCTCGGACGGGTCGTTCGACTCGATGGGCGAAGGCATGATCGTCAATTTCGACGGCAGCATCATCGCGCACGGCACCACCGGACGGGCCGACGAGATCATCACCGCCGAGGTGCGGCCCGACCTGGTGCGCGAGGCGCGGATCAACTGGGGCGTCGAGAACAACATCTATCAGCTCTGGCATCGCGGCTATGTCGCGGTGAAAGGCGGCGCGATGGATTGCCCCTACACCTTCATGCAGGACATGGTGTCCGGCCGCTTCCGCCTGCCCTGGGAAGACCGGGTCAAGATCACCGACGGCACGTCATGCGGCTTCCCCGCACCGACACGGATGTTCGGCAAGGCCGCGAAGGCCGCCGAGTAG
- a CDS encoding cysteine hydrolase family protein: MANSSGTIAAEPAPITLDWSKTALVIIDMQRDFMEPGGFGETLGNDVSQLARAVQPIAAVLAAVRDAGLLVVHTREGHLPDLSDAPPAKVERGAPSLRIGDPGPMGRILIRGEAGHDIIPELYPQDSEIVIDKPGKGAFYATEFADILQKYGIENLLVCGVTTEVCVNTTVREANDRGYRCVVIADGCASYFPEFHEMGLKMIKAQGGIFGWVTDSAAVLEALGR; encoded by the coding sequence ATGGCGAATTCAAGCGGGACAATCGCGGCGGAGCCGGCGCCGATCACGCTCGACTGGAGCAAGACCGCGCTCGTCATCATCGACATGCAGCGCGATTTCATGGAGCCCGGCGGGTTCGGCGAAACCCTCGGCAATGACGTCAGCCAGCTCGCCCGCGCGGTGCAGCCGATTGCCGCGGTGCTCGCGGCGGTGCGCGACGCCGGCTTGCTCGTGGTCCATACCCGCGAGGGCCATCTGCCCGATCTCTCCGACGCGCCGCCGGCAAAGGTTGAGCGTGGTGCGCCGAGCTTGCGGATCGGCGATCCCGGGCCGATGGGACGGATCCTGATCCGCGGCGAGGCGGGCCACGACATCATTCCCGAGCTCTATCCGCAGGACAGCGAGATCGTGATCGACAAGCCCGGAAAGGGCGCATTCTACGCCACCGAATTCGCTGACATCCTGCAAAAATACGGCATCGAGAATCTGCTGGTCTGCGGCGTCACCACCGAGGTCTGCGTCAACACCACGGTGCGCGAGGCCAACGACCGCGGTTACCGCTGTGTCGTGATCGCGGACGGCTGCGCGTCCTACTTTCCGGAATTCCACGAGATGGGCCTGAAGATGATCAAGGCCCAGGGCGGCATTTTTGGGTGGGTCACCGATTCAGCCGCGGTGCTGGAGGCGCTCGGACGTTGA
- a CDS encoding FAD-binding oxidoreductase: MSSNAVRWPNSLWAAVTPSGPDCPELTGVQQADVVIIGGGFTGLSTALHLREANVDVAIVEAADPGWGASGRNNGQVIPTLSRPDPDDIIKRHGAAGERFVAMLRDSAAMLFDVVERYNIEAEQEQAGWVQPVHSPGRIKIAERRVQQWSKFGAPVELLSREQTRDMLGSDAWYGGFWNRSGGHVNPLALARGLARTVLGLGGRIYARSPATSFERRGDRWLVKTEKGEISGRALVVATNAYSGEFAKSLVPEIATEVMPVLSWQMATQPLSDNVRKTIIPGRQAMSDTHGELYFARYDARNRLVTGGAVLGPGDKTGRLKARVTERLQRLWPQIGEVSFEYVWNGYVGMTADFLPRMHRLGPNAYGWTGCNGRAVALTIPLGRELARAVQGVPESELALPFTEPVQYVAHGLLRKLAPWMLVLYRRRDAQELVKGDRFELLRWAEHVLASRRSR, from the coding sequence ATGAGCAGCAATGCCGTGCGCTGGCCCAATTCACTCTGGGCGGCGGTGACGCCGTCAGGCCCCGATTGCCCCGAACTGACCGGTGTGCAGCAGGCCGATGTCGTCATCATCGGCGGTGGCTTCACCGGGCTGTCAACCGCATTGCATCTGCGCGAGGCCAATGTCGATGTCGCGATCGTCGAGGCGGCCGATCCGGGCTGGGGCGCCTCGGGCCGCAACAACGGGCAGGTGATCCCGACGCTGTCGCGTCCCGATCCAGACGACATCATCAAGCGGCACGGCGCGGCCGGCGAGCGCTTCGTCGCGATGCTGCGCGACAGCGCGGCCATGCTGTTCGACGTCGTCGAGCGCTACAATATCGAGGCCGAACAGGAGCAGGCCGGCTGGGTCCAGCCGGTGCATTCCCCGGGCCGCATCAAGATCGCGGAGCGGCGGGTGCAGCAATGGTCGAAATTCGGCGCGCCGGTCGAGTTGCTGTCGCGCGAGCAGACCCGGGACATGCTCGGCTCGGACGCATGGTACGGCGGCTTCTGGAACAGGAGCGGCGGCCACGTCAATCCGCTGGCGCTGGCGCGCGGCCTTGCACGCACCGTGCTCGGCCTCGGTGGACGGATCTATGCCCGTTCGCCTGCGACGAGTTTCGAGCGCCGCGGCGATCGTTGGTTGGTGAAGACCGAGAAGGGCGAAATCTCCGGCCGCGCGCTGGTTGTCGCGACCAACGCCTATAGCGGCGAGTTCGCCAAATCGCTGGTGCCGGAGATCGCAACCGAGGTGATGCCGGTGCTGTCCTGGCAGATGGCGACGCAGCCGCTGTCGGACAATGTCCGCAAGACCATCATCCCCGGCCGGCAGGCGATGTCGGACACCCATGGCGAGCTGTATTTCGCGCGCTACGATGCCCGCAACCGGCTCGTCACCGGCGGCGCCGTGCTCGGGCCGGGCGACAAGACCGGCCGGCTGAAGGCGCGGGTGACCGAGCGGCTGCAACGGCTATGGCCGCAGATCGGCGAGGTCTCCTTCGAGTATGTCTGGAACGGCTATGTCGGGATGACCGCGGATTTCCTGCCGCGCATGCATCGGCTCGGACCGAACGCCTATGGCTGGACCGGCTGCAACGGCCGCGCCGTCGCGCTGACCATCCCGCTCGGCCGCGAATTGGCGCGGGCGGTCCAGGGCGTTCCGGAGAGCGAGCTGGCGCTGCCGTTCACCGAGCCGGTGCAGTATGTGGCGCACGGCTTGTTGCGCAAGCTCGCGCCGTGGATGCTGGTGCTCTATCGCCGTCGCGACGCCCAAGAGCTGGTCAAGGGCGATCGCTTCGAGCTGCTGCGCTGGGCGGAGCATGTGCTCGCCTCGCGCCGCTCCAGATGA
- a CDS encoding carbohydrate ABC transporter permease, with protein MALRQILGRIGLWLSVFVIVSPAILFFLWMASLSLKFEIDNASYPPVFFPEHIAWKNYADVFASNRFLTYFTNSLVVTGCATGLAMLVGVPAGYGIARMAAHKSAIVILIARITPGLSYLIPLFLLFQWLGLLGTLVPQIIIHLVVTVPIVIWIMIGYFETTPLELEEAALIDGATRWQVFRHVALPIAKPGLAVAFILAVIFSWNNFVFGIVLAGRETRTLPVAVYNMISFDQLSWGPLAAAALIVTAPVLLLTVLAQRQIVAGLTAGAVKGG; from the coding sequence ATAGCTTTGCGTCAGATCCTGGGCCGGATCGGGCTGTGGCTGTCGGTGTTCGTCATCGTCTCGCCGGCGATCCTGTTCTTCCTCTGGATGGCCTCGCTGTCGCTGAAATTCGAGATCGACAACGCGTCCTATCCGCCGGTGTTCTTCCCGGAGCATATCGCCTGGAAGAACTATGCCGACGTGTTCGCCTCCAACCGCTTCCTGACCTATTTCACCAACAGCCTCGTCGTCACCGGCTGCGCAACCGGACTTGCGATGCTGGTCGGCGTGCCCGCGGGCTACGGCATCGCGCGGATGGCGGCGCATAAATCGGCGATCGTGATCCTGATCGCCCGCATCACGCCGGGCCTGTCGTATCTGATCCCGCTGTTCCTGCTGTTCCAATGGCTCGGCCTGCTCGGCACGCTGGTGCCGCAGATCATCATCCATCTCGTGGTCACGGTGCCGATCGTGATCTGGATCATGATCGGCTATTTCGAGACCACGCCGCTCGAGCTGGAGGAAGCCGCGCTGATCGATGGCGCCACGCGCTGGCAGGTGTTCCGCCATGTCGCGCTGCCGATCGCCAAGCCCGGGCTTGCGGTCGCCTTCATCCTCGCGGTGATCTTCTCCTGGAACAACTTCGTCTTCGGCATCGTGCTGGCCGGGCGCGAGACCCGCACGCTGCCGGTCGCGGTCTACAACATGATCTCTTTCGACCAGTTGAGCTGGGGCCCGCTCGCCGCCGCCGCGCTGATCGTGACCGCGCCGGTGCTGCTGCTCACTGTGCTGGCGCAGCGGCAGATCGTAGCCGGGCTGACGGCGGGCGCAGTGAAGGGCGGCTGA
- a CDS encoding carbohydrate ABC transporter permease, whose product MSVVTQASPAAAQTAAPERQWRKPSYWPFVVPALVVVLAVIIFPWVFTIWMSFQEWKVGSPTVFVGLANYLRLPTDPRFVEAVGHTLSYTVLSVVLPLVFGTLAAVVFHQKFAARGFLRGIFIMPMMATPVAIALVWTMMFHPQLGVLNYLLSLVGIPPQLWVFNPTTVIPSLVLVETWQWTPLVMLIVLGGLAAIPTEPYESAQIDGASFWQVFRFITLPLIMPFLFIAGMIRMIDAVKSFDIIFAITQGGPGSASETINVYLYSVAFVYYDLGYGSAIAVVFFLLIVALAALLLHLRKRLLWTSQLGSEA is encoded by the coding sequence GTGAGCGTGGTGACACAAGCTTCTCCGGCCGCGGCCCAAACCGCCGCGCCGGAGCGCCAATGGCGTAAGCCATCCTACTGGCCCTTCGTGGTCCCGGCCCTGGTCGTGGTGCTCGCGGTCATCATCTTCCCGTGGGTGTTCACGATCTGGATGAGCTTCCAGGAATGGAAGGTCGGCTCGCCGACCGTCTTCGTCGGGCTCGCCAATTATTTGCGGCTGCCGACCGATCCGCGCTTCGTCGAGGCGGTCGGGCACACGCTGTCCTATACCGTGCTGTCGGTCGTGCTGCCGCTGGTGTTCGGCACGCTCGCGGCGGTGGTGTTTCACCAGAAATTCGCCGCACGCGGCTTCCTGCGCGGCATCTTCATCATGCCAATGATGGCGACCCCGGTGGCGATCGCGCTGGTGTGGACCATGATGTTCCACCCACAGCTCGGCGTGCTGAACTATCTGCTCTCGCTGGTCGGCATCCCGCCGCAGCTCTGGGTGTTCAACCCGACGACGGTGATCCCCTCGCTGGTGCTGGTCGAGACCTGGCAATGGACGCCGCTGGTGATGCTGATCGTGCTCGGCGGCCTCGCCGCGATCCCGACCGAACCCTATGAAAGCGCGCAGATCGACGGCGCCAGTTTCTGGCAGGTGTTCCGCTTCATCACGCTGCCCTTGATCATGCCGTTCCTGTTCATCGCCGGCATGATCCGGATGATCGACGCGGTGAAGAGTTTCGACATCATCTTCGCGATCACGCAAGGAGGACCCGGTTCGGCGTCGGAGACCATCAACGTCTATCTCTACAGCGTCGCCTTCGTCTATTACGACCTCGGCTACGGCTCGGCGATCGCGGTGGTGTTCTTCCTGTTGATCGTGGCACTGGCAGCGCTGCTGCTCCACTTGCGCAAGCGCCTGCTGTGGACCTCGCAGCTCGGGAGCGAGGCATGA
- a CDS encoding sugar ABC transporter substrate-binding protein, with amino-acid sequence MSHHLISRRQMLAGTAAAGAVGLTGFPARAEVNWKKYSGTSLEVSLAKGPRGDNLQKYIKEFTELTGIKVESEQVPEQQQRQKCVIELSSGKPSFDVVHLSYHVQKRQFEKAGWLADMSGFLKDPSLTLPDLVESDFSAAGLQYARNDKGQMLSLPWSVDYFILYYNKELFQKKNVEVPKTLDEMAVAAEKLTDPKEGVYGFVGRGLRNANMAMWSNFYLNYGGEFLDGKGNILSDGPEGIEATKLYQRLLTKAAPPGVAGFNWMESMASFTQGRAAMWIDATGWAPPIEDPTASRVPGKVGYTVVPAGPKGHFSSTYGDGLGIAAASKNKEAAYLLCQWAVSRGQGTRLIQAGGGVPFRSSIVDDPEVAKGVKTKEWLQSVIDSSKISKLGLPVIIPVAEYRDIVGAALTATLSGADPATELKKAHDQFRPILERSEKA; translated from the coding sequence ATGTCGCATCACCTGATCTCGCGCCGGCAAATGCTGGCGGGCACGGCCGCCGCTGGCGCGGTTGGATTGACCGGATTTCCGGCCCGCGCCGAGGTCAACTGGAAAAAATATTCCGGCACCTCGCTTGAAGTCAGCCTCGCCAAGGGACCGCGCGGCGACAATCTGCAAAAATACATCAAGGAATTCACCGAGCTCACCGGCATCAAGGTCGAATCCGAGCAGGTCCCGGAGCAGCAGCAGCGCCAGAAATGCGTGATCGAGCTGTCCTCGGGCAAGCCGAGCTTCGACGTCGTGCACCTCAGCTATCACGTGCAGAAGCGGCAATTCGAGAAGGCCGGCTGGCTCGCCGACATGTCGGGTTTCCTCAAGGATCCAAGCCTGACGCTACCGGATCTCGTCGAGAGCGATTTCTCCGCGGCCGGCCTGCAATATGCGCGCAACGACAAGGGCCAGATGCTGTCGCTGCCGTGGTCGGTCGACTATTTCATCCTCTACTACAACAAGGAGTTGTTCCAGAAGAAGAACGTCGAGGTGCCCAAGACGCTGGACGAAATGGCGGTCGCCGCGGAGAAGCTCACCGACCCCAAGGAAGGCGTCTACGGTTTCGTCGGCCGCGGCCTGCGCAACGCCAACATGGCGATGTGGAGCAATTTCTATTTGAACTATGGCGGCGAGTTCCTCGACGGCAAGGGCAACATCCTGTCCGACGGTCCCGAGGGGATCGAGGCGACCAAGCTCTATCAGCGGCTGCTGACCAAGGCGGCACCTCCCGGCGTCGCCGGCTTCAACTGGATGGAGTCGATGGCGTCCTTTACTCAGGGACGCGCCGCGATGTGGATCGACGCCACCGGCTGGGCGCCGCCGATCGAAGATCCGACCGCCTCGCGCGTACCCGGCAAGGTCGGCTACACCGTGGTTCCGGCCGGCCCCAAGGGCCACTTCTCATCGACCTACGGAGACGGCCTCGGCATCGCCGCCGCCAGCAAGAACAAGGAAGCCGCCTACCTGCTGTGCCAGTGGGCGGTCTCGCGCGGCCAGGGCACGCGCCTGATCCAGGCCGGCGGCGGCGTGCCGTTCCGCAGCTCGATCGTCGACGATCCCGAGGTCGCCAAGGGCGTCAAGACCAAGGAATGGCTGCAATCGGTGATCGATTCCTCGAAGATCTCGAAGCTTGGCCTGCCGGTGATCATCCCCGTCGCCGAGTATCGCGACATCGTCGGCGCGGCGCTGACCGCGACGCTGTCGGGCGCCGATCCCGCCACCGAGCTGAAGAAGGCGCACGATCAGTTCCGCCCGATCCTGGAGCGCAGTGAAAAAGCGTGA
- a CDS encoding VOC family protein, which yields MALKNVIGIDHAVVMVKDLDKAAENYKRLGFTVSPRGTHSAHMGSGNYTIMFDPDYMELLGVLTPTEHNAPARAFLEKRGEGIERIAFTAVDSAAGAEEIRARGYPPIGPTDFERPVTLPDGKVSAAKFRTFQWPTAEAPGGVRIFACQHKTRETVWIPELMTHANGAKRLKQVLIVSPDPAADAAHLSRMIDIAVRTDADGAVAVPSGGDRADFVFLTRDQLGKRYPGVSLDGLSERGGAGLVIAADLAATEKALGATGVKSGNGITVPPAAANGTLLAFVMA from the coding sequence GTGGCACTCAAGAACGTCATCGGAATCGATCACGCCGTGGTCATGGTGAAGGACCTCGACAAGGCCGCCGAGAACTACAAGCGGCTCGGCTTCACCGTGTCGCCGCGCGGCACCCACAGCGCGCATATGGGATCGGGCAACTACACCATCATGTTCGACCCCGATTACATGGAATTGCTCGGCGTGCTGACGCCGACTGAACACAACGCCCCGGCGCGCGCCTTCCTCGAGAAGCGCGGCGAAGGCATCGAACGGATCGCGTTCACCGCAGTGGATTCCGCTGCCGGTGCCGAGGAGATCCGCGCGCGCGGCTATCCGCCGATCGGGCCGACCGATTTTGAGCGCCCGGTGACGTTGCCTGATGGCAAGGTCTCCGCGGCAAAATTCCGCACCTTCCAATGGCCGACCGCCGAGGCGCCGGGCGGCGTCCGCATTTTCGCCTGCCAGCACAAGACCCGCGAGACGGTGTGGATTCCCGAATTGATGACGCACGCCAATGGGGCAAAGCGTCTCAAGCAGGTGCTGATCGTCTCGCCCGATCCGGCAGCCGACGCCGCGCATCTCTCCAGGATGATCGACATCGCCGTGCGGACCGATGCCGACGGCGCCGTTGCGGTGCCGTCCGGCGGCGACCGCGCCGATTTCGTGTTCCTGACCAGGGATCAGCTCGGCAAGCGTTATCCTGGCGTGTCGCTGGACGGTCTGTCCGAGCGGGGCGGCGCCGGTCTCGTGATCGCGGCCGATCTTGCCGCGACCGAAAAGGCGCTGGGCGCAACCGGCGTGAAGAGCGGCAACGGCATCACCGTGCCGCCGGCTGCCGCGAACGGCACCCTGCTCGCCTTCGTCATGGCCTAG